A genomic stretch from Candidatus Kapaibacterium thiocyanatum includes:
- a CDS encoding beta-ketoacyl-[acyl-carrier-protein] synthase II, with amino-acid sequence MRNQRRVVITGLGVVSPLGNDLSTFWTNLVNGVSGAGPITHFDASRFKTRFACEVKGFDAAAVLDRKTVQSSDLFAHYALAAADEALKMSQMDLDAIDKDRAGVIWGSGNGGIGSLQTQILDYAAGDGTPRFSPFLVPKMIVDMGSGLISIRYGLRGPSFAPVSACATSTTALIEAALYVGSGLADIVVAGGSEAPITQSALGGFSSSKALSTRNDEPQKASRPFDRNRDGFVMGEGAGALIVEEREHALRRGAPILCEVMGYAQTSDAYHITATHPEGLGAARGMRLALEIAGIDPEQVDHINAHATSTPKGDESELAAMRSVFGTNANARITSTKSMTGHLLGAAGAVESISCIMAIRDGIMPPTINLDDPDESTEGMNIVANTAERRTVRVAMNNTFGFGGHNAIVVLAAPDFRP; translated from the coding sequence ATGCGTAATCAACGTCGTGTCGTCATCACCGGTCTCGGAGTCGTCTCCCCGCTGGGCAACGATCTGTCCACGTTCTGGACCAATCTCGTCAACGGCGTGAGCGGTGCGGGGCCCATTACCCATTTCGATGCATCGCGCTTCAAGACGCGATTCGCCTGCGAGGTCAAGGGCTTCGATGCGGCGGCGGTGCTGGATCGCAAGACCGTGCAGTCGAGCGATCTGTTCGCCCACTATGCACTGGCGGCTGCGGACGAGGCGCTGAAGATGTCGCAGATGGACCTCGATGCGATCGACAAGGATCGTGCGGGAGTCATCTGGGGCAGCGGCAACGGTGGTATCGGATCGCTGCAGACGCAGATCCTCGACTATGCCGCCGGCGATGGTACCCCGCGGTTCTCGCCCTTCCTCGTACCGAAGATGATCGTGGACATGGGATCCGGTCTGATCTCCATCCGATACGGTCTGCGTGGGCCGAGCTTCGCTCCCGTGAGCGCATGCGCGACGTCGACGACGGCGTTGATCGAAGCCGCGCTGTATGTGGGTAGCGGTCTGGCCGACATCGTCGTGGCCGGTGGCAGCGAAGCACCGATCACGCAATCGGCTCTCGGCGGCTTCAGTTCGTCGAAGGCCCTGAGTACGCGCAACGACGAGCCGCAGAAGGCATCACGTCCGTTCGACAGGAACCGTGATGGCTTCGTGATGGGAGAAGGTGCGGGTGCCCTCATCGTCGAAGAGCGCGAACACGCCCTGCGCCGCGGTGCGCCCATCCTCTGCGAGGTGATGGGGTATGCGCAGACGAGCGATGCCTATCATATCACCGCTACGCATCCGGAAGGACTCGGAGCTGCACGCGGGATGCGTCTCGCTCTCGAAATCGCCGGTATCGATCCGGAACAGGTCGACCATATCAACGCACACGCTACGTCCACGCCGAAGGGCGATGAAAGCGAACTCGCGGCCATGCGAAGCGTCTTCGGTACGAATGCGAATGCACGCATCACGTCGACGAAGTCGATGACGGGACACCTGCTCGGTGCAGCCGGTGCCGTCGAATCCATTTCCTGTATCATGGCGATCCGTGACGGTATCATGCCGCCGACGATCAATCTCGACGATCCCGACGAATCGACGGAAGGCATGAACATCGTCGCCAACACTGCGGAGCGCCGCACGGTACGCGTGGCCATGAACAATACCTTCGGTTTCGGCGGACACAATGCCATCGTCGTCCTGGCCGCTCCGGATTTCCGCCCGTAA
- a CDS encoding bacillithiol biosynthesis cysteine-adding enzyme BshC, which yields MTTIPLRNLPGSALLHAWLERNPSLIRHFPTTTIDRAFCETRRNDGAARSRLRSLVEDGLRTVEMSEAQRASLHALVEERAVVTVTGQQIGMFGGPFYTLLKIASSVALARELTTTLDMPVVPVFWLEDNDHDAHEAATAVLQQADGFPVGMPFWDGDSPRIPVAQRTFGDDIAERLAPALAILNGQDADNVRAVLTSIYRPGTAWNDAFVQLLQPMLGAWGVLVVRGSDVIRHGLHLPILLKELASPGAVRERIDEASAALKSDGYHAQIQGHDVNVFIHDDEGRRRPTTEEAPAMMDLAAKEAHRFSPSVVIRPVIQDAVLPSVATVLGPAELAYHAQLGSVYEWFGIRMPMPVLRHTATLIDARTQRLLERTAHEASWFMRPWPDVERDVVAILDTNRTPPSDEAAPHIAALLAPYRKALGSLDPTLLGSVNAAEANIVKALDQLDGKMRSAVKRVNGEILDRYRWCANTIYPFGAPQERAYALGVWLARFGTESLRNIAGQICSQDRTVHTIING from the coding sequence ATGACCACCATTCCTCTCAGGAACCTTCCCGGATCGGCTCTGCTCCATGCATGGCTGGAACGGAATCCATCGCTCATACGCCATTTCCCGACGACGACCATCGACCGCGCATTCTGCGAAACACGTCGTAACGACGGCGCTGCACGTTCACGTCTTCGCTCCCTCGTCGAAGACGGTCTCCGTACGGTGGAGATGTCCGAAGCACAACGTGCATCGCTCCATGCCCTCGTCGAAGAACGGGCCGTGGTCACCGTCACTGGACAGCAGATCGGCATGTTCGGGGGACCGTTCTATACGCTGCTGAAGATCGCATCGAGCGTGGCCCTGGCCCGTGAACTCACCACGACGCTCGATATGCCGGTCGTACCGGTCTTCTGGCTCGAGGACAACGACCACGATGCGCACGAAGCTGCGACCGCAGTCCTTCAGCAGGCCGATGGCTTCCCCGTCGGAATGCCGTTCTGGGATGGCGACTCACCCCGCATCCCCGTCGCGCAGCGCACGTTCGGCGACGATATCGCGGAGCGTCTCGCTCCGGCGCTCGCCATACTGAACGGCCAGGATGCGGACAACGTCAGGGCAGTCCTGACTTCGATCTACCGTCCGGGCACGGCATGGAACGATGCTTTCGTCCAGTTGCTGCAACCGATGCTCGGTGCATGGGGAGTGCTTGTCGTGCGGGGCTCGGACGTGATACGTCACGGTCTTCATCTGCCTATCCTTCTCAAGGAGCTCGCATCGCCCGGTGCCGTGCGAGAACGCATCGACGAAGCATCCGCCGCACTGAAGAGTGACGGTTACCATGCACAGATTCAGGGGCACGACGTCAACGTCTTCATCCATGACGACGAAGGACGCCGCAGGCCGACGACGGAAGAAGCGCCGGCCATGATGGACCTCGCGGCGAAGGAAGCGCACAGGTTCTCGCCATCGGTCGTGATCCGTCCCGTCATCCAGGATGCCGTCCTGCCGAGCGTAGCCACCGTGCTCGGTCCGGCCGAGCTCGCCTACCACGCACAACTCGGCAGCGTCTACGAATGGTTCGGCATCCGCATGCCCATGCCGGTGCTGCGTCATACGGCGACGTTGATCGATGCGAGGACGCAGCGCCTGCTCGAACGTACCGCACATGAAGCCTCATGGTTCATGAGACCATGGCCAGACGTCGAACGGGATGTCGTCGCCATTCTCGACACGAACCGGACCCCACCGTCCGACGAAGCGGCCCCACATATCGCGGCACTGCTCGCTCCCTATCGCAAGGCCCTCGGCAGTCTCGATCCGACGCTCCTCGGAAGCGTCAATGCCGCCGAAGCCAACATCGTGAAGGCTCTCGATCAACTCGACGGCAAGATGCGCTCGGCCGTCAAACGTGTCAACGGCGAGATCCTGGATCGATACCGCTGGTGCGCCAACACCATCTATCCGTTCGGGGCACCTCAGGAACGCGCATATGCGCTGGGAGTGTGGTTAGCCAGATTCGGTACCGAAAGCCTTCGTAACATTGCAGGACAGATCTGTTCACAGGACCGTACGGTCCATACGATCATCAACGGATAG